From a single Nicotiana tabacum cultivar K326 chromosome 8, ASM71507v2, whole genome shotgun sequence genomic region:
- the LOC107794031 gene encoding hypersensitive-induced reaction 1 protein encodes MGNLLCCVQVDQSTVAITEQFGKYQDVLQPGCHCLPWFLGFKLAGHLSLRVQQLDVRCETKTKDNVFVNVVASIQYRALADKANDAFYRLSNTKGQIQAYVFDVIRASVPKLNLDDVFEQKNEIAKAVEDELEKAMSAYGYEIVQTLIVDIEPDERVKRAMNEINAAARMRVAANEKAEAEKILQIKRAEGEAESKYLSGLGIARQRQAIVDGLRDSVLGFSVNVPGTSAKDVMDMVLLTQYFDTMKEIGASSKSSVVFLPHGPGAVRDVASQIRDGLLQASTEH; translated from the exons ATGGGCAATTTGTTGTGCTGCGTACAAGTTGATCAATCCACGGTTGCAATTACGGAGCAATTTGGCAAGTATCAAGATGTGCTTCAGCCTGGGTGCCACTGTCTCCCTTGGTTCCTTGGATTCAAGCTAGCTGGTCATCTCTCCCTCAGGGTGCAGCAATTGGATGTGCGCTGCGAGACCAAGACAAAG GATAATGTATTTGTCAATGTTGTTGCGTCAATTCAGTATCGTGCCCTGGCAGATAAAGCAAATGATGCTTTCTACAGACTAAGTAACACTAAGGGTCAAATTCAGGCCTATGTTTTTGATG TCATAAGAGCAAGTGTTCCAAAACTCAATCTTGATGATGTCTTTGAGCAAAAAAATGAAATTGCCAAGGCTGTTGAGGATGAACTTGAGAAG GCGATGTCGGCTTATGGATATGAAATTGTTCAGACACTTATAGTTGATATTGAACCAGATGAACGTGTTAAGAGAGCTATGAATGAAATCAATGCTG CTGCTCGGATGAGGGTGGCTGCAAATGAAAAGGCAGAGGCTGAGAAGATTTTACAAATTAAAAGGGCTGAAGGAGAGGCAGAGTCAAAGTATCTCTCAGGGTTAGGTATTGCACGACAGCGTCAAGCAATTGTGGATGGTTTAAGAGACAGTGTGCTCGGCTTCTCAGTGAATGTGCCTGGAACCTCGGCAAAGGATGTTATGGACATGGTCCTTTTAACTCAGTACTTTGACACCATGAAAGAAATTGGCGCTTCCAGCAAATCATCTGTCGTTTTCCTTCCTCATGGGCCTGGTGCTGTAAGAGATGTGGCAAGCCAGATTCGCGACGGACTCCTTCAGGCTTCTACGGAGCATTAA